A window of Roseovarius sp. THAF27 contains these coding sequences:
- the gcvP gene encoding aminomethyl-transferring glycine dehydrogenase, with the protein MPFEPTDYLPYDFANRRHIGPSPEEMAEMYAALGVEDLDQLIDETVPKSIRQAGKLDFGKPKSERELMHEMRMVAGQNKVLVSLIGQGYHGTVTPPAIQRNILENPAWYTAYTPYQPEISQGRLEALLNFQTMICDLTGLEVANASLLDEATACAEAMTTAQRVAKSKARAFFVDRDCHPQNIAVVQTRAKPLGIEVIVGDPEKLEADKVFGALFQYPGTYGHVRDFTAQMEALHAENAVGIVSADPLALTLLKEPGAMGADIAVGSVQRFGVPMGYGGPHAAYMACRDAYKRAMPGRIVGVSVDAHGNRAYRLSLQTREQHIRREKATSNVCTAQALLAVMASMYAVFHGPKGLQAIAQRIHRKTVRLAKGLEAAGFKVDPKAYFDTITVDVGPLQAAVMKSAVDEGINLRRVGDTRVGITLDEATRPKNIEAVWRAFGIAKADEDFTPEYRVPEKMHRQSGYLEHPIFHMNRAETEMMRYMRRLADRDLALDRAMIPLGSCTMKLNAAAEMMPISWREFARLHPFCPKNQAEGYGKLIDDLSARLCEITGYDAMSMQPNSGAQGEYAGLLTIAAYHAANGEGHRNVCLIPTSAHGTNPASAQMVGWKVVPVKSDSNGDIDLDDFRAKAEANADSLAACMITYPSTHGVFEETVLDVCKITHAHGGQVYIDGANLNAMVGLSRPGDLGGDVSHLNLHKTFCIPHGGGGPGMGPIGVKAHLAPHLPGDPRGQDDGPGPVSAAPYGSASILPISWAYTLLMGGEGLTQATRVAILNANYIAKRLEGAYDVLYRGRNDRVAHECILDTRPFAESAGVTVDDIAKRLMDCGFHAPTMSWPVAGTLMIEPTESETKAELDRFCDAMLAIREEIRAIEDGDMDRENNPLKHAPHTMEDLVRDWDRPYSREQACFPPGAFRVDKYWPPVNRVDNAYGDRNLICTCPPMEAYAEAAE; encoded by the coding sequence ATGCCGTTCGAACCCACAGACTACCTGCCCTACGATTTCGCCAACCGGCGCCATATCGGGCCGTCGCCCGAGGAGATGGCCGAGATGTATGCCGCGCTGGGAGTCGAGGACCTCGACCAGCTGATCGACGAGACCGTGCCCAAGTCGATCCGGCAGGCCGGGAAACTGGATTTCGGCAAGCCCAAGTCCGAGCGCGAGCTGATGCACGAGATGCGCATGGTGGCGGGGCAGAACAAGGTACTGGTGAGCCTGATCGGGCAGGGCTATCACGGCACGGTCACGCCGCCGGCGATCCAGCGCAATATTCTGGAGAACCCGGCGTGGTATACCGCCTATACGCCGTACCAGCCCGAGATCAGCCAGGGGCGGCTGGAGGCGCTGTTGAACTTCCAGACCATGATCTGCGACCTGACGGGGCTGGAGGTGGCGAATGCGTCCCTGCTGGACGAGGCGACGGCCTGTGCCGAGGCGATGACCACGGCGCAGCGGGTGGCCAAGTCGAAGGCCAGGGCGTTCTTCGTCGACCGCGATTGTCACCCGCAGAATATCGCGGTGGTGCAGACCCGTGCCAAACCGCTGGGGATCGAGGTGATCGTGGGCGACCCGGAGAAGCTGGAGGCGGACAAGGTTTTCGGCGCGCTCTTCCAGTATCCCGGGACCTATGGGCATGTGCGGGACTTCACGGCCCAGATGGAGGCGTTGCATGCCGAGAACGCGGTCGGGATCGTGTCGGCGGACCCGCTGGCGCTGACGCTGTTGAAAGAGCCCGGCGCGATGGGGGCGGATATCGCCGTGGGCTCGGTCCAGCGGTTCGGGGTTCCGATGGGCTATGGCGGGCCGCACGCGGCCTACATGGCATGCCGGGATGCCTATAAGCGCGCGATGCCGGGGCGGATCGTGGGCGTGTCGGTGGATGCCCATGGCAACCGGGCCTACCGTCTGTCGTTGCAGACGCGCGAGCAGCATATCCGGCGCGAGAAGGCCACCTCGAATGTCTGTACCGCGCAGGCGCTTTTGGCCGTCATGGCGTCGATGTATGCGGTGTTTCACGGCCCCAAGGGCTTGCAGGCCATCGCGCAGCGCATCCATCGCAAGACCGTGCGGCTGGCCAAGGGGCTGGAGGCGGCGGGGTTCAAGGTGGATCCGAAGGCCTATTTCGACACGATCACGGTCGATGTGGGTCCGTTGCAGGCGGCGGTGATGAAATCGGCCGTCGACGAGGGGATCAACCTGCGCCGGGTGGGCGACACCCGTGTCGGCATCACGCTGGACGAGGCGACCCGGCCCAAGAATATCGAGGCGGTCTGGCGCGCCTTCGGGATCGCGAAGGCGGACGAGGATTTCACGCCCGAGTACCGTGTGCCGGAAAAGATGCACCGGCAGAGCGGCTACCTGGAGCATCCGATCTTTCACATGAACCGGGCCGAGACCGAGATGATGCGCTACATGCGGCGGCTGGCGGACCGGGACCTGGCGCTGGACCGGGCGATGATTCCGCTGGGGTCGTGCACGATGAAGCTGAACGCGGCGGCCGAGATGATGCCGATCAGCTGGCGCGAGTTCGCCCGGCTGCACCCGTTCTGCCCCAAGAACCAGGCCGAAGGCTATGGAAAGCTGATCGACGACCTGAGTGCAAGGCTGTGCGAGATCACCGGCTATGACGCGATGTCGATGCAGCCCAATTCGGGCGCGCAGGGGGAGTATGCGGGGCTGTTGACGATCGCGGCCTATCACGCGGCCAATGGCGAGGGGCACCGCAATGTCTGCCTGATTCCCACGAGCGCGCATGGCACCAACCCCGCGAGCGCGCAGATGGTGGGCTGGAAGGTGGTGCCGGTGAAATCCGACAGCAACGGCGATATCGACCTGGACGATTTCCGCGCCAAGGCGGAGGCCAATGCCGACAGCCTGGCGGCCTGCATGATCACCTATCCCAGCACGCATGGCGTGTTCGAGGAGACCGTGCTCGACGTGTGCAAGATCACCCACGCGCATGGGGGGCAGGTCTATATCGACGGGGCCAACCTGAACGCCATGGTGGGGCTGTCGCGGCCCGGGGACCTGGGCGGGGATGTCAGCCACCTGAACCTGCACAAGACCTTCTGCATTCCGCATGGCGGGGGCGGGCCGGGCATGGGGCCGATTGGCGTGAAGGCGCACCTTGCGCCGCACCTGCCGGGCGATCCGCGCGGGCAGGACGACGGGCCGGGGCCGGTGTCGGCGGCGCCTTACGGCTCGGCCTCGATCCTGCCGATCAGCTGGGCCTATACGCTTCTGATGGGCGGCGAGGGGCTGACGCAGGCGACCCGGGTGGCGATATTGAACGCCAACTACATCGCCAAGCGGCTGGAGGGGGCGTATGACGTGCTCTATCGCGGGCGCAACGACCGGGTGGCGCATGAGTGCATCCTGGACACGCGCCCCTTTGCCGAGAGTGCGGGCGTGACGGTGGACGACATCGCCAAGCGGCTGATGGATTGCGGGTTTCACGCGCCCACGATGAGTTGGCCGGTGGCGGGCACGCTGATGATCGAGCCGACGGAGAGCGAGACCAAGGCGGAGCTGGACCGGTTCTGCGATGCGATGCTGGCGATCCGCGAGGAGATCCGCGCCATCGAGGATGGCGACATGGACCGCGAGAACAATCCGCTGAAACACGCGCCGCACACGATGGAGGACCTGGTGCGGGACTGGGACCGGCCCTATAGCCGCGAACAGGCTTGTTTCCCGCCGGGCGCGTTCCGGGTGGACAAGTACTGGCCGCCGGTCAACCGGGTGGACAATGCCTATGGCGACCGCAACCTGATATGTACCTGTCCGCCGATGGAGGCCTATGCCGAGGCGGCGGAGTGA
- the gcvH gene encoding glycine cleavage system protein GcvH: MKYTEEHEWLDQDGDIVTVGITSHAAEQLGDIVFVELPEVGAEVTKDDEIVVIESVKAASDILAPLDGEIVEVNEVLADSPSKVNEDPEGDGWFFKIKPSDTSPMDDYMDEAAYKDFID, translated from the coding sequence ATGAAATACACCGAAGAACACGAGTGGCTGGACCAGGACGGGGACATCGTCACGGTCGGCATCACCAGCCACGCCGCCGAGCAACTGGGCGATATCGTTTTCGTGGAACTGCCCGAGGTGGGTGCGGAGGTGACCAAGGACGACGAGATCGTGGTGATCGAGAGCGTCAAGGCGGCCTCGGACATCCTGGCGCCGCTGGATGGCGAGATCGTGGAGGTCAACGAGGTGCTGGCCGACAGCCCCAGCAAGGTCAACGAGGACCCCGAGGGCGACGGCTGGTTCTTCAAGATCAAGCCGTCGGACACCTCGCCGATGGACGACTACATGGATGAAGCCGCCTACAAGGATTTCATCGACTGA
- the gcvT gene encoding glycine cleavage system aminomethyltransferase GcvT, with translation MSDLRETPLTGLHKALGAKMTGFAGYEMPLQYGLGVMGEHLHTRDKAGLFDVSHMGQVLVRHEAGYGGAAQAMERLVPVSLMGLGEKRQRYGFFTNEAGGIRDDLMLTNRGDHLLVVVNAACKADDIAWMREGLPDCEVVEVTDRALIALQGPKAVDALAPIAAGCEIMKFLDTGIFTSDYGELWVSRSGYTGEDGFEISVPEAQAEPLARALLLHEAVEPVGLGARDSLRLEAGLCLYGQDIDAETTPVEAGLSWAIQKARRRGGEREGGFPGEEVILDQLENGVARCRVGLRPEGRAPMRAGTQVFGSETGGEAVGQVTSGAYGPSIEAPMSMGYVAASHASAGTTLYGEVRGKRLPVRVAEMPFTPANFKR, from the coding sequence ATGAGTGATCTGCGCGAGACGCCGCTGACGGGCCTGCACAAGGCGCTGGGCGCGAAGATGACCGGGTTCGCGGGCTACGAGATGCCGCTGCAATACGGGCTGGGCGTGATGGGCGAGCACCTGCATACGCGGGACAAGGCGGGGCTCTTTGACGTGAGCCACATGGGTCAGGTTCTGGTCCGCCACGAGGCGGGCTATGGCGGCGCGGCGCAGGCGATGGAGCGGCTGGTGCCGGTGAGCCTGATGGGGCTGGGCGAGAAGCGGCAGCGCTACGGTTTCTTTACCAATGAGGCGGGCGGCATTCGCGACGACCTGATGCTGACCAACCGGGGCGATCACCTGTTGGTGGTGGTGAACGCGGCCTGCAAGGCGGATGACATCGCGTGGATGCGCGAGGGTTTGCCCGATTGCGAGGTGGTCGAGGTGACGGACCGTGCGCTGATTGCGTTGCAGGGGCCGAAGGCCGTCGATGCGCTGGCGCCCATCGCCGCGGGCTGCGAGATCATGAAATTCCTGGATACCGGCATTTTCACCTCGGATTACGGGGAGTTGTGGGTGTCGCGCTCTGGTTATACCGGCGAGGACGGCTTTGAGATTTCGGTGCCCGAGGCGCAGGCCGAACCGCTGGCGCGGGCGCTTTTGCTGCACGAGGCGGTGGAGCCTGTGGGCCTGGGCGCGCGCGACAGTCTGCGGCTGGAGGCGGGGCTGTGCCTTTACGGTCAGGATATCGACGCGGAGACGACGCCGGTGGAGGCGGGGCTGAGCTGGGCCATCCAGAAGGCGCGCCGCCGGGGCGGAGAGCGCGAAGGCGGATTTCCCGGCGAGGAGGTGATCCTGGACCAGCTGGAGAACGGCGTGGCGCGGTGCCGCGTGGGGCTGCGCCCCGAGGGGCGCGCGCCGATGCGGGCCGGCACGCAGGTTTTCGGCAGCGAGACCGGGGGCGAGGCGGTGGGGCAGGTGACCTCGGGCGCCTACGGACCCAGCATAGAGGCGCCGATGTCGATGGGATATGTCGCGGCGAGCCACGCCTCGGCCGGAACGACGCTTTATGGCGAGGTGCGCGGCAAGCGCCTGCCCGTCCGGGTGGCGGAGATGCCGTTCACGCCCGCAAATTTCAAACGCTGA
- a CDS encoding gamma-glutamylcyclotransferase family protein, which yields MQPGFFFGYGSLVNRGTHAYEDAHPAQLSGWRRAWRKTTLREVAYLTAVPDTTAQIDGLVAGVPGADWAALDARERAYMRVPARHQVRTHLPEDADLVVFAIEDGQHQNPDAVSPVLLSYIDVVVQGYLHVFGEDGVERFFDTTTGWDAPILDDRRRPLYPRHQKLKRKETALVNDMLDRVGAKVQPVSTFSPLRD from the coding sequence GTGCAACCCGGATTCTTCTTCGGCTATGGCAGCCTGGTGAATCGCGGCACCCATGCTTACGAAGATGCCCACCCGGCCCAGCTTTCGGGCTGGCGTCGCGCCTGGCGCAAGACGACCCTGCGCGAGGTGGCGTATCTCACGGCCGTGCCCGACACCACCGCCCAGATCGACGGCCTCGTCGCCGGCGTGCCCGGCGCCGACTGGGCCGCGCTCGACGCGCGCGAACGCGCCTACATGCGCGTGCCGGCCCGCCACCAGGTCCGCACCCACTTGCCCGAAGACGCCGACCTGGTGGTCTTCGCCATCGAGGACGGCCAACACCAGAACCCCGACGCGGTCAGCCCGGTGCTGCTCAGCTATATCGATGTGGTGGTCCAGGGCTACCTGCATGTCTTCGGCGAAGACGGCGTAGAGCGCTTCTTCGACACGACAACCGGCTGGGACGCCCCCATCCTCGACGACCGCCGCCGCCCGCTCTACCCGCGCCACCAAAAGCTCAAGCGAAAGGAAACCGCGCTGGTGAACGACATGCTCGACCGTGTCGGCGCAAAGGTTCAGCCTGTCTCGACCTTCAGCCCGTTGCGGGACTGA